One Acinetobacter pullicarnis genomic region harbors:
- the lptA gene encoding lipopolysaccharide transport periplasmic protein LptA — MRHVKLSTLTTTFLKHVGISASLLLISAAALALPSDRSQPISLVADRATFNEKSGTTTYSGNVIIEQGSMKVQAASIVAQLNKDKQISVITATGGPAKFQQQIDQNRGMSRGEAQKIVYNAETGLINLIGNAYFYQDGGASIRSNTLTYSLNKGDIEAAGSSSGNTKRVQIIIPPSNTKTYPGVRN; from the coding sequence ATGCGCCACGTTAAACTCTCTACACTCACGACAACTTTCCTAAAGCACGTTGGTATCAGTGCATCGTTGCTGCTCATTTCAGCTGCTGCACTGGCGCTGCCTTCAGACCGTAGTCAACCCATTTCATTGGTTGCAGACCGTGCGACATTTAATGAGAAAAGTGGTACAACCACCTATAGTGGTAATGTGATCATTGAGCAAGGTAGTATGAAAGTGCAAGCCGCTTCAATTGTGGCGCAATTAAATAAAGATAAGCAGATTAGCGTGATCACTGCGACGGGTGGACCTGCCAAATTCCAACAACAGATTGATCAAAACCGTGGCATGTCTCGTGGCGAAGCTCAGAAAATTGTTTACAATGCAGAAACTGGTCTTATCAACTTAATTGGTAATGCATATTTCTATCAAGATGGCGGAGCCAGTATTCGTAGTAATACCTTAACTTATAGCTTGAATAAAGGTGATATCGAAGCAGCTGGGAGTTCGTCTGGAAATACCAAGCGTGTGCAAATTATTATACCGCCTTCAAACACTAAGACTTATCCAGGAGTGCGCAATTAA
- the lptC gene encoding LPS export ABC transporter periplasmic protein LptC — protein sequence MDTRLLYILAVVITTISGGYYYYSGKSNKLDADTAHNMTQAADDIQVLQTDDRGALNLRAQIDHAEQNAQDKTSKLINMTVTTYHEDRIDSTFNAKEGRGFDDNSKVILSGDVQAVKKGQFGEMVLTTEELTIYRDSRRLETKHQVDVDAPNGKFVSQGLQADLNQGQYEFFNIRGKYAPR from the coding sequence ATGGATACACGACTCTTATATATCTTGGCGGTAGTTATAACCACGATCAGTGGGGGCTATTATTACTACAGTGGTAAAAGTAATAAGTTGGATGCCGATACCGCCCATAACATGACTCAAGCGGCCGACGACATTCAAGTGTTACAGACCGATGATCGCGGTGCTTTAAATCTCCGTGCTCAAATTGATCATGCCGAGCAAAATGCACAAGATAAAACATCTAAACTAATCAACATGACGGTGACGACTTATCATGAGGATCGTATTGATTCGACCTTCAATGCGAAAGAAGGTCGTGGTTTTGATGATAATAGCAAGGTTATACTAAGTGGTGATGTTCAGGCCGTTAAAAAAGGCCAATTTGGTGAAATGGTTTTGACCACAGAAGAACTCACTATTTATCGCGATTCACGACGCTTAGAAACCAAACATCAAGTGGATGTGGATGCACCAAATGGGAAATTTGTAAGCCAAGGGCTTCAAGCTGACTTAAATCAAGGTCAATACGAATTCTTTAACATTCGAGGAAAGTATGCGCCACGTTAA
- a CDS encoding MFS transporter, whose product MTAQTMNVNAVIDNAKFKPFHALVVMWCLFVVVFDGYDLAINGVVLPLLMQEWGLTAVQAGMLASTALCGMMFGAMLFGMLADKIGRKNVILICVTLFSGFTFWGGFATSPTEFGILRFIAGLGIGGVLPNLVSLTYEYAPKRLRGTLVTTMFSGYAVGGVLAALLGRWLVADHGWQMMFYIAGLPLLFVPLLWKFLPESLTFLVKKQKNDTAKAIVKRIAPAEKITAETKLVLQEVEATSEASVKELFRQGRGMGTVLFWCTFFMCLLMLYALGSWLPKLMIAAGYSMGTSLMFLLSMNIGGVIGIIGGGILSDRFHLKPVIITMLLMGALALFGLGFNSPQYVLYLLVGITGASALGASILLYSYVAEYYPLSVRATGIGTASGVGRIGAIIGPIVIGMLLGMELPHKLNFLAVALPALIAVISIALIRTPKIMEEDVVLETDLAKSYSEKQSLSN is encoded by the coding sequence ATGACAGCGCAAACAATGAATGTAAATGCTGTAATCGATAATGCAAAATTTAAACCATTTCATGCCTTGGTCGTGATGTGGTGTTTATTTGTCGTCGTGTTTGATGGTTATGATTTGGCAATTAATGGCGTTGTTTTGCCTTTATTGATGCAGGAGTGGGGGTTAACGGCTGTTCAGGCGGGTATGCTTGCAAGTACTGCATTATGTGGAATGATGTTCGGAGCCATGCTATTTGGTATGCTGGCTGATAAAATTGGCCGTAAAAATGTAATTTTAATATGTGTTACTTTATTTAGTGGCTTTACCTTTTGGGGTGGATTTGCTACTAGCCCGACAGAATTTGGTATTTTACGTTTTATTGCAGGCCTTGGTATAGGTGGTGTGCTTCCAAATTTAGTTTCATTAACGTATGAATATGCACCAAAACGCTTACGCGGTACATTGGTAACGACGATGTTCAGTGGTTACGCTGTGGGCGGTGTTTTAGCGGCACTCTTAGGTCGATGGCTGGTTGCTGATCATGGCTGGCAAATGATGTTTTATATTGCAGGTCTTCCTTTGTTATTTGTTCCTTTGCTTTGGAAGTTTTTACCTGAATCATTAACATTTTTAGTTAAAAAACAAAAAAATGATACTGCTAAAGCAATTGTTAAACGAATTGCACCCGCTGAAAAAATTACTGCAGAAACCAAGCTTGTACTTCAAGAAGTAGAGGCAACCTCAGAAGCTTCTGTTAAAGAGTTATTCAGACAGGGCCGTGGCATGGGAACGGTCTTATTCTGGTGTACATTCTTCATGTGCCTACTGATGCTTTATGCATTGGGTAGTTGGTTGCCGAAGCTAATGATTGCTGCCGGATACTCAATGGGTACCAGTTTAATGTTCTTATTATCGATGAACATTGGAGGTGTTATTGGTATTATTGGTGGAGGTATACTTTCAGATCGCTTCCATTTAAAACCTGTGATTATCACCATGTTGTTAATGGGAGCCTTGGCTTTATTTGGCTTGGGTTTCAACTCACCTCAATATGTTTTATATTTACTGGTTGGTATTACCGGTGCATCAGCACTCGGTGCCAGTATTTTATTATACAGCTACGTTGCAGAGTATTATCCTTTGTCTGTTCGTGCGACAGGTATTGGGACTGCATCTGGCGTGGGGCGAATTGGTGCAATTATTGGTCCGATTGTAATTGGTATGCTTTTAGGAATGGAGCTTCCGCATAAATTGAACTTCCTTGCTGTAGCACTTCCTGCCTTAATTGCTGTAATTTCAATTGCACTGATTAGAACACCTAAAATAATGGAAGAAGATGTTGTGCTAGAAACTGATCTTGCTAAAAGCTATTCGGAGAAACAGTCATTATCAAATTAG
- a CDS encoding KdsC family phosphatase translates to MASYVLLEQARDIQALVLDVDGILSDGFVSLTNSGDEIKSFDIRDGLGMKLVQASGMKVIIITGRKSNIVEKRMTDLGVDLIFQGREDKGVALKEACAQLNILPEDCLYMGDDWPDLSAFAIAGMKVTVPNGHVEVRRRADLVTQAMGGRGAVREVCDMLLTSKGTYQALLEKYLRLTH, encoded by the coding sequence ATGGCTTCCTATGTTTTATTGGAACAAGCACGTGATATTCAAGCCTTAGTTCTTGATGTTGATGGTATTCTAAGTGATGGCTTTGTGAGCTTGACCAATAGCGGTGATGAAATTAAATCTTTCGATATTCGCGATGGTCTTGGAATGAAGTTGGTTCAAGCATCTGGGATGAAAGTCATTATTATTACTGGGCGAAAAAGTAATATCGTTGAAAAGCGAATGACTGATTTAGGTGTGGATCTTATATTTCAAGGTCGTGAAGATAAGGGTGTTGCTTTAAAAGAAGCTTGCGCTCAATTAAATATTTTGCCCGAAGACTGTCTATACATGGGCGATGATTGGCCTGATTTATCTGCTTTTGCAATTGCTGGAATGAAAGTTACTGTTCCAAATGGACATGTTGAAGTTCGTCGTCGCGCAGATTTAGTTACACAGGCGATGGGAGGGCGTGGCGCAGTTCGAGAAGTATGTGATATGTTGCTCACTTCAAAGGGAACTTACCAAGCACTTCTTGAAAAATATTTACGACTCACACATTAA
- a CDS encoding BapA/Bap/LapF family prefix-like domain-containing protein, with amino-acid sequence MISSWSTCHKILHILMFITSFGEQNITYKCCSNFLIHLSNKCFNYEVGTNAPKIFKVNLDLDDVYKFFKSECSLIIVLKDGKDMIVDCFFNESENNQLILETGSEEYLLVSLSGISLETSVSEIESVNIKNLKDITENESTHKNAILKWLARSKVGIGGSQRLSVFNLVNSF; translated from the coding sequence ATGATTTCTTCTTGGTCTACGTGCCATAAAATACTCCATATATTGATGTTTATAACATCATTTGGGGAGCAAAATATCACTTATAAGTGTTGTTCAAATTTCCTGATCCACCTCTCGAATAAGTGCTTTAATTATGAAGTTGGTACGAACGCACCTAAAATTTTTAAAGTAAATTTAGATTTAGACGATGTATACAAGTTTTTCAAAAGTGAATGTTCGTTAATCATTGTTCTAAAAGATGGCAAGGATATGATTGTTGATTGTTTTTTTAATGAATCTGAAAATAATCAATTGATTTTAGAAACCGGATCAGAGGAATACTTACTTGTAAGTTTGTCCGGTATTTCTTTAGAAACGAGCGTATCTGAAATTGAATCTGTAAATATTAAAAATTTAAAAGATATTACTGAAAATGAGTCTACGCATAAAAATGCAATCTTAAAGTGGTTGGCAAGAAGTAAAGTAGGTATTGGTGGTTCACAGCGTTTATCTGTTTTTAATCTCGTAAATAGCTTTTAG
- a CDS encoding acyltransferase: MREFNSLPNVDTLNLDVSSDPLAKYRAQHQHRLNYMPWLYWTLKPKHRQWAEAWQKDFQAYLMEMETIEIGENCFISPLAHIFAEPGRHIRIGDHSFIAADCTLHGPLDIGREVAINHHCILDGGRKGIRLHDQVRMAAYCHLYAFDHGMAIDQPIYQQSVRSQGIEVGRDVWLGAHVGVKDGVQIGAQAVVGMNSMVTKNIKERQVVAGNPTKLIRYRD, from the coding sequence ATGCGCGAGTTTAATTCTTTGCCTAATGTAGATACGCTAAATCTAGACGTATCTTCAGATCCGCTCGCTAAATATCGTGCACAGCATCAACATCGATTAAATTACATGCCATGGTTGTATTGGACATTGAAGCCCAAGCACCGGCAGTGGGCTGAAGCTTGGCAAAAGGACTTTCAAGCTTATTTAATGGAAATGGAAACCATTGAAATTGGAGAGAATTGTTTTATCTCGCCGTTGGCCCATATTTTTGCAGAACCAGGTCGTCATATTCGTATTGGTGATCACAGTTTTATTGCGGCGGACTGTACCTTACATGGTCCTTTAGATATAGGTCGTGAAGTTGCAATTAATCATCACTGTATTCTTGATGGTGGGCGTAAAGGCATACGTTTGCATGATCAAGTGCGAATGGCGGCTTATTGTCACCTGTATGCTTTTGATCATGGTATGGCAATTGATCAGCCGATCTATCAACAGTCAGTACGCTCGCAAGGTATCGAAGTCGGCCGAGATGTTTGGTTGGGTGCACATGTTGGTGTAAAGGATGGCGTACAAATTGGAGCTCAGGCGGTCGTTGGTATGAATAGCATGGTGACTAAAAATATCAAAGAACGACAAGTCGTTGCTGGGAATCCCACAAAATTAATTCGTTACAGGGATTGA
- a CDS encoding IMPACT family protein: protein MPFSLAATYTFEEEIKKSRFQAIAAVVDSEQAVKDFLMQYKDITTTHQCWAWKIGHQLRFNDDGEPSGTAGRPILAALEGNDLSNCIVLVNRWYGGIKLGTGGLVRAYGGCAGKCLKLAEKVELIEYMQVHFVCTFAEWAILQYELKQRNISFEEHYQAQGVAVYAKLQQPQFEELSLKIQDVSRGQSQLKALDLAQE, encoded by the coding sequence ATGCCATTTAGTCTTGCTGCAACTTATACTTTTGAAGAAGAAATAAAAAAAAGCCGCTTTCAGGCCATTGCTGCTGTCGTTGATAGTGAGCAGGCGGTGAAGGATTTTCTAATGCAATATAAGGACATTACCACTACACACCAATGTTGGGCATGGAAAATTGGTCATCAATTGCGTTTTAATGATGATGGTGAGCCTTCTGGTACAGCAGGTCGTCCGATTCTTGCGGCACTTGAGGGGAATGACCTCAGTAACTGCATTGTGTTGGTGAATCGCTGGTATGGTGGGATCAAGCTCGGAACAGGTGGTTTGGTGCGTGCCTATGGGGGCTGTGCTGGAAAATGCTTAAAGCTTGCTGAGAAAGTTGAACTGATTGAGTATATGCAGGTACATTTTGTATGTACATTCGCAGAATGGGCAATATTACAATACGAATTAAAACAGCGAAATATAAGTTTTGAGGAACATTATCAAGCACAAGGCGTTGCAGTGTATGCCAAGTTACAGCAACCCCAATTTGAAGAGCTCTCCTTAAAAATCCAAGATGTAAGTCGTGGTCAATCACAACTGAAAGCTTTGGATTTAGCTCAGGAGTAG
- the cysS gene encoding cysteine--tRNA ligase — MQPFVLYNSEQRKKVEFVPRQEGHIDLYVCGMTVYDYCHIGHARVMVAFDIITRYLRSQGWKVRYVRNITDIDDKIIQRANENNESIQDLTERFIQAMNDDAAQLGCFAPDQAPRATEYIAQMQTMISDLVDNGAAYPALNGDVYFQVDKFAKYGRLSGRKLDDMQAGASERVDVDVEKKHPFDFVLWKHAKENEPFWPSPWGKGRPGWHIECSAMSTCCLGNHFDIHGGGSDLLFPHHENEIAQSEAATGEQYVNYWMHVGFINVDGEKMSKSLGNFFTIRDVMDKFHPEVIRYFIVSSHYRSPVNFSDVALKEAKSALSRFYHAFKAYQQQYAEPTTQNLDQALVSRFTAAMSDDFNTSEALAVLFEIIKELNRAIKEQQAEQAQLYYSTLRYLVDILGLVQHDVDEFLKSDIGQVELNLTEAQIEDFIQQRQDAKKAKNFSQADQIRQDLLDLGVVLEDTRQGTIWRRAD; from the coding sequence ATGCAGCCTTTTGTTCTATACAACTCAGAGCAACGTAAAAAAGTTGAATTTGTTCCACGCCAAGAAGGACACATCGACCTCTATGTCTGTGGAATGACAGTATATGACTACTGTCATATTGGACATGCTCGGGTCATGGTTGCATTTGATATCATTACTCGTTATTTACGTAGTCAGGGTTGGAAAGTTCGATATGTACGTAATATTACCGATATCGATGACAAAATTATCCAACGTGCTAATGAGAACAATGAATCTATTCAAGACTTAACCGAGCGCTTCATTCAAGCTATGAATGATGATGCCGCACAGCTCGGTTGCTTTGCTCCAGACCAAGCCCCGCGTGCGACTGAATATATTGCACAAATGCAAACCATGATTAGCGATTTAGTTGACAATGGCGCGGCTTATCCAGCGCTTAACGGTGACGTGTACTTTCAAGTAGATAAATTTGCAAAATACGGCCGCCTTTCTGGCCGTAAACTTGATGATATGCAAGCCGGTGCTTCTGAACGTGTTGATGTCGACGTCGAAAAGAAACATCCTTTTGATTTCGTTCTTTGGAAACATGCCAAAGAAAATGAGCCTTTTTGGCCATCACCTTGGGGCAAAGGTCGTCCAGGTTGGCATATTGAATGTTCAGCGATGTCAACGTGCTGCTTAGGCAACCACTTTGATATTCATGGTGGCGGTTCAGATCTACTCTTTCCGCACCATGAAAATGAAATTGCGCAAAGTGAAGCAGCGACAGGTGAGCAATATGTAAACTACTGGATGCATGTTGGCTTTATTAATGTTGATGGCGAAAAAATGTCGAAGTCTTTGGGCAATTTTTTCACCATTCGCGATGTGATGGATAAATTCCATCCTGAAGTGATTCGCTATTTTATTGTGTCTTCACATTATCGCAGCCCAGTGAATTTTTCAGATGTGGCATTAAAAGAAGCGAAATCAGCACTTAGCCGCTTTTATCATGCATTTAAAGCCTATCAGCAACAATATGCTGAACCCACTACTCAGAACTTGGATCAAGCTTTGGTTTCGCGTTTTACAGCGGCAATGTCTGATGATTTCAACACCTCTGAAGCATTGGCTGTTTTATTTGAAATCATTAAAGAATTAAACCGTGCGATCAAAGAGCAACAAGCTGAACAAGCGCAGTTGTATTATTCAACGCTGCGGTATTTAGTTGATATCTTAGGTCTGGTACAACACGATGTAGATGAATTTTTAAAATCAGATATTGGCCAAGTTGAACTCAACCTGACCGAAGCGCAAATTGAAGACTTCATCCAACAACGCCAAGACGCTAAAAAAGCCAAAAACTTTAGTCAGGCCGATCAAATCCGTCAGGATTTACTCGATTTAGGTGTGGTTTTAGAGGATACCCGTCAAGGTACAATTTGGCGCCGTGCTGATTAA
- the lptB gene encoding LPS export ABC transporter ATP-binding protein — protein sequence MAQSENQQRTLCIQHLAKNYNKRWVVKDVSLKIESGQIVGLLGPNGAGKTTSFYMVVGLVRMDKGEIHLDDLDISDLAMHERALKGIGYLPQEASIFRKLTIADNIMAILETRKDLNKKQRQQRLTELLEDFKITHIKDSLGMSVSGGERRRAEIARALAADPKFMLLDEPFAGVDPISVGDIKEIIRNLKSRGIGVLITDHNVRETLAICEHAYIVSEGAVIAEGTPEEVLSNEIVREVYLGEDFVV from the coding sequence ATGGCTCAGTCTGAAAATCAACAACGGACTTTATGTATTCAGCATTTGGCTAAGAATTATAATAAACGTTGGGTGGTCAAAGATGTCTCTTTAAAAATTGAGAGTGGGCAAATTGTTGGCTTACTTGGTCCAAATGGTGCAGGGAAAACCACAAGTTTTTATATGGTGGTTGGTCTGGTACGTATGGATAAAGGTGAAATTCATCTCGATGACTTAGATATCTCTGATTTAGCCATGCATGAGCGGGCACTGAAAGGAATTGGTTATTTACCACAAGAAGCTTCAATTTTTAGGAAACTAACGATCGCTGATAATATTATGGCGATTTTAGAAACCCGCAAAGATTTAAATAAGAAACAAAGACAGCAACGTTTAACTGAGCTGCTTGAAGATTTTAAAATCACACATATCAAAGATTCTCTGGGAATGAGTGTTTCTGGTGGTGAGCGACGTCGTGCCGAGATTGCACGCGCCTTGGCTGCTGATCCTAAGTTTATGTTGCTGGATGAGCCTTTTGCGGGAGTAGATCCAATTTCAGTTGGTGATATTAAAGAGATTATCCGTAATTTAAAAAGCCGAGGAATTGGTGTGCTCATTACTGATCATAATGTACGTGAGACTTTAGCAATTTGTGAGCACGCTTATATCGTGAGTGAGGGTGCGGTTATTGCGGAAGGGACGCCTGAAGAGGTGCTCTCCAATGAAATAGTGCGGGAAGTTTATTTGGGTGAAGACTTTGTGGTTTAA
- a CDS encoding universal stress protein, with the protein MKRVIACIDSSPCIHALAEAAAWIATQTHRELVLLQILDYYPASYHLGEISGVIGFESNAMLLKELAELEQKQSELALDYSNNLLNHISEAVHEKFLIQPSTIQEKGDFLEQSFNLLKPDDIVVIGRVGERSAEKNKSIGGNVENFIRGANCTVMTVGENFKPPTRFIFAYDDSPTCKDMLKRVAKSDLLRLLQCHLLYVGDYPEILNEPTQFLKNSGMDVVVEYRYGDIADNILDYQAQHQIQLIVLGAFSHSKIRQFFLGSVTTKIFRSATVPLLVLK; encoded by the coding sequence ATGAAACGTGTTATTGCATGTATTGATTCTTCACCTTGCATTCATGCGTTGGCAGAGGCTGCAGCTTGGATTGCAACTCAGACGCATCGAGAATTAGTGCTTCTACAAATTTTGGATTATTATCCCGCAAGTTACCATTTGGGCGAAATTAGTGGCGTCATTGGTTTTGAAAGTAATGCGATGCTTCTGAAAGAACTCGCTGAGCTTGAGCAAAAGCAAAGTGAACTGGCACTCGATTATAGTAATAATCTGCTCAATCATATTTCTGAAGCCGTGCATGAGAAATTTTTAATTCAACCGAGTACGATTCAAGAAAAAGGTGATTTTTTAGAGCAGAGTTTTAATCTTTTGAAACCTGATGACATTGTTGTGATTGGTCGTGTCGGTGAACGCTCTGCTGAGAAAAACAAAAGTATTGGTGGTAATGTCGAAAACTTTATTCGAGGTGCCAATTGTACCGTCATGACTGTGGGTGAAAATTTTAAGCCGCCTACACGTTTTATTTTTGCTTACGATGATTCGCCAACCTGTAAAGATATGCTGAAGCGTGTTGCAAAAAGCGATTTATTACGCTTACTACAATGTCATTTGCTTTATGTGGGGGATTATCCAGAAATTTTGAATGAGCCGACTCAATTCTTAAAAAACTCGGGAATGGATGTTGTTGTTGAATATCGATATGGTGATATTGCGGATAATATCCTTGATTATCAAGCACAGCACCAGATTCAGTTAATTGTGCTTGGTGCCTTTAGTCACAGTAAAATACGTCAATTCTTTTTAGGTAGTGTGACTACTAAAATTTTCCGAAGTGCGACAGTGCCACTTTTGGTTCTCAAATAA
- a CDS encoding IS3 family transposase (programmed frameshift), with the protein MEYFMARRPRRNHSNDFKAKVALAAIKAEKTLAELSAEFDVHQNQIIDWKNQLISASSQAFDQSKAPTEPPIDLKKLHAKIGEQALEIGFFRRCVEETGPLQPQKLIDDSLQISVSKQAQLLKVSRGCYYYRPKPVSASDLKLMRCMDELHMQYPFAGSRMMRDLLNRQGHHIGRRHTRTLMKKMGINALYCKPNLSQANQAHRKYPYLLKGLAIQRSNQVWSTDITYIPMAKGFVYLCAVIDWHSRKVLAHRVSISMEVTFCIETLNEAIEKYGRPEIFNTDQGSQFTSDAFIDVLKSNDIQISMDGKGRWVDNVMVERLWRSVKYEEVYLKAYSNVLDAKKQLNAYFEFYNLKRPHSSLDKMTPDEFYYDQLPQQNKVA; encoded by the exons ATGGAGTATTTTATGGCACGTAGACCAAGAAGAAATCATTCAAATGATTTTAAAGCTAAGGTAGCACTTGCTGCGATTAAAGCAGAAAAAACACTTGCTGAATTGAGTGCTGAATTTGATGTTCATCAAAACCAAATTATCGACTGGAAAAATCAACTGATTTCAGCTTCCTCGCAAGCTTTCGATCAATCAAAAGCTCCAACAGAACCACCCATCGATCTAAAAAAACTACATGCAAAAATCGGTGAGCAGGCATTAGAAATTG GATTTTTTAGAAGGTGTGTTGAAGAAACTGGGCCGCTTCAACCACAAAAGTTAATCGATGACTCACTTCAGATTTCAGTATCTAAGCAAGCTCAGCTGCTGAAAGTCTCCCGTGGTTGTTATTACTATCGCCCAAAACCTGTGAGTGCATCAGATCTGAAGCTGATGCGCTGTATGGATGAGTTACATATGCAATACCCTTTTGCAGGTAGCCGTATGATGCGTGATTTGTTGAATCGTCAAGGACATCATATAGGACGACGTCATACACGTACTTTAATGAAGAAAATGGGCATTAATGCGTTATATTGCAAACCAAATTTAAGCCAGGCTAATCAAGCTCACCGCAAATATCCATATCTGCTCAAAGGATTGGCTATTCAGCGCAGTAATCAAGTGTGGTCTACGGATATAACGTATATCCCTATGGCAAAAGGCTTTGTTTATTTATGTGCTGTGATTGATTGGCATAGCCGCAAGGTACTTGCGCATAGAGTATCGATTAGTATGGAGGTTACATTTTGCATAGAAACATTAAATGAAGCTATTGAAAAATATGGTCGACCTGAAATATTTAATACAGACCAAGGCAGTCAGTTTACCAGTGATGCATTTATTGATGTATTGAAATCAAATGACATCCAAATCAGCATGGATGGTAAAGGTCGATGGGTTGATAATGTGATGGTTGAACGATTATGGCGGAGCGTTAAATATGAAGAGGTGTATCTCAAAGCCTACAGCAATGTTTTGGATGCGAAGAAGCAATTAAACGCATATTTTGAATTTTATAATTTGAAACGACCTCATTCGAGTCTGGACAAAATGACTCCAGATGAGTTTTACTATGACCAGCTACCACAACAAAATAAGGTAGCTTAA
- a CDS encoding KpsF/GutQ family sugar-phosphate isomerase produces the protein MNSSSLSNQIDFQKVALDTLLLEEQALRVLASQIDQRFTQACEIILQCRGRLVVTGMGKSGHIGRKMAATFASTGTPSFFMHPGEAGHGDLGMLVAGDVVIAISNSGKSDEIMMLMPLLKHLKVPLITISAANTGPMPKNADVALTLGNIQEACPLGLAPTSSTTATLALGDALAVALLEARGFTSDDFARSHPAGALGKRLLLHVKHIMHTGDALPKVSPDTPINKALYEISNKRLGLTTVVDQDEKLLGIFTDGDLRRLIDKQQGFDINLPISAVMIPNPVTISKEARAVEALEKMNERKISQFVVVDEANKVIGVISMHDLIQAGVN, from the coding sequence TTGAATTCATCATCGCTCTCCAATCAAATTGATTTTCAAAAAGTCGCGTTGGACACTTTGCTATTAGAAGAACAAGCATTAAGGGTCTTGGCGAGCCAAATTGATCAGCGTTTCACGCAAGCGTGTGAAATCATTTTGCAATGTCGCGGTCGCCTTGTCGTGACAGGTATGGGTAAGTCTGGCCATATTGGTCGCAAAATGGCTGCAACCTTTGCATCAACAGGTACACCGTCATTTTTCATGCATCCAGGCGAAGCAGGACATGGTGATTTAGGCATGTTGGTTGCTGGTGATGTGGTGATTGCCATTTCAAATTCGGGTAAAAGTGATGAAATTATGATGCTAATGCCTTTGCTGAAGCATTTAAAAGTGCCATTAATTACCATTAGTGCAGCAAATACTGGGCCAATGCCTAAAAATGCCGATGTCGCCTTAACTTTGGGTAATATTCAAGAAGCTTGTCCATTGGGCTTGGCACCAACTTCAAGTACCACTGCTACATTGGCTTTAGGCGATGCCTTGGCCGTTGCGTTACTTGAAGCACGTGGTTTTACTTCAGATGATTTCGCGCGTTCGCATCCGGCAGGTGCTTTGGGTAAGCGTTTACTTTTACATGTAAAACATATTATGCATACTGGTGATGCTTTACCTAAAGTTTCTCCAGATACGCCAATTAATAAAGCATTATATGAAATTTCTAATAAGCGTTTAGGTTTAACCACGGTCGTGGATCAAGATGAGAAGCTTTTGGGGATTTTTACGGATGGTGACTTGCGTCGTTTAATTGATAAACAACAAGGTTTTGATATCAATCTGCCTATTTCAGCGGTGATGATTCCGAATCCTGTGACAATTTCTAAAGAGGCACGCGCGGTTGAAGCCTTAGAGAAAATGAACGAAAGAAAAATTAGTCAATTTGTTGTGGTCGATGAAGCAAATAAAGTCATTGGTGTAATCAGTATGCATGACCTAATTCAAGCTGGAGTAAACTAG